The following proteins are co-located in the Pseudarthrobacter siccitolerans genome:
- a CDS encoding BTAD domain-containing putative transcriptional regulator, whose translation MTSAGLAVEGRTMESVLTAPDPCRLDVRIIGPLRIRRGETVLGYGELGGPKPRQIFELLLLNLGVPISKDRLIDILWAGQAPAEALPTVESYVSVLRRRLQPGMGKDGPLRTVAGGYMLDRSLVDLDLDRFDALVRAAESAVPQRAIVLLQEALGLATAPLLGEELVPSWAESERSRHAARVFRARTLAAESALALGNTKLAVIWAREAIADDPLSEQAWTALVLGLEKSGQPTEALRVFDQCRRIMNRELGCGPGEALRSIYARLLKATTHVIDPPAEPVPDGRPTIRIMIINRHRTFTELLAAALEREPDMSNVGTADSAQSGVDLVRELEPDVVLLGSRLRDADGIAAALRILADAPRTRILMLGGTPKPEVQRQAAAAGISAFLPNDGSLATLLSAVRRKTADAQVS comes from the coding sequence ATGACTTCAGCAGGGCTCGCAGTAGAAGGCCGCACGATGGAAAGTGTCCTCACCGCGCCGGATCCTTGCCGGCTCGATGTGAGGATCATTGGTCCGCTCCGGATCCGGCGCGGGGAGACAGTCCTCGGGTATGGGGAACTGGGCGGCCCAAAGCCCCGGCAAATTTTCGAACTCCTTTTGTTGAACCTGGGCGTTCCCATTTCGAAGGACCGTCTGATCGACATCCTCTGGGCCGGGCAGGCCCCGGCCGAGGCGCTCCCCACCGTGGAGAGCTACGTCAGCGTGCTGCGGCGCCGCCTCCAGCCCGGCATGGGCAAGGACGGACCTTTGCGGACCGTGGCAGGCGGCTACATGCTGGACAGGTCGCTCGTAGACCTGGACCTGGACCGCTTCGATGCACTGGTTCGGGCTGCCGAATCGGCGGTGCCGCAGCGTGCCATCGTGCTGCTCCAGGAAGCGCTTGGCCTGGCTACGGCCCCACTTCTGGGCGAAGAACTAGTGCCGTCATGGGCTGAGTCCGAGCGGAGCCGCCATGCTGCCCGCGTCTTCCGTGCCCGCACCCTGGCCGCGGAGTCAGCGCTGGCACTGGGGAACACCAAGCTGGCCGTCATCTGGGCCAGGGAGGCCATAGCGGATGATCCCCTCAGCGAGCAGGCGTGGACTGCCCTGGTCCTGGGACTGGAGAAAAGCGGCCAGCCTACGGAAGCACTACGTGTCTTTGACCAGTGCCGGCGGATCATGAACCGGGAGCTGGGCTGCGGGCCGGGTGAGGCCTTGCGGTCCATCTACGCCAGGCTGCTGAAGGCCACAACCCATGTCATCGATCCCCCTGCCGAACCGGTCCCCGACGGTAGGCCAACAATTCGCATCATGATCATTAATCGCCACCGGACGTTCACCGAACTGCTTGCCGCAGCGTTGGAGCGGGAACCGGACATGAGCAATGTGGGGACTGCCGACTCTGCCCAGTCGGGTGTTGACCTGGTCCGCGAACTGGAGCCCGACGTCGTCCTTCTTGGCAGCCGCCTGCGCGATGCTGACGGCATTGCCGCGGCGCTGCGCATTCTCGCTGATGCCCCGCGGACGCGCATCCTGATGTTGGGGGGAACGCCGAAGCCCGAGGTGCAACGGCAGGCAGCCGCCGCGGGCATCTCCGCCTTCCTGCCCAATGACGGCTCACTTGCCACGCTGCTGAGCGCCGTCAGGCGGAAGACCGCTGATGCCCAGGTGAGTTGA
- a CDS encoding M20/M25/M40 family metallo-hydrolase, translated as MGRLPASTSPLSSLREAVGADFTAAVGQLSELVRIPAMAWASFDPAELDRAARHVAALMQEAGIADVDILQAPRPDGGQGAPAVVGRRPARNGKPTLMLYAHYDVQPAGDITLWDSPPFDAVERAGRLWGRGVADNKAGVVLHLAAFRNALRVLGDDLELGITVLIDGEEEAGSPSLPLLLQQHSDLLAADVLVVADSGNWKVGVPALTTSLRGLILGTIEVQVLDHALHSGTYGGPLLDAVTVLSRLISTLHHDDGSVAVDGLVSSDVPGPSLSEEDFRADSGVRPGVPLVGTGSLTSRLWTKPALVIIGMDVPSVALSSDTLQPAARAKFSLSLAPESDTAAAMEAVRRYVEKHTPFGADVTFTPAGRTEGFAGDATSPAARAMLSAMEETWGVPAVCMGVGGSIPAVNILTKLYPRAEVLITGAEDPDSRAHGANESIHLGDFEKAILAEALLIARLNTPD; from the coding sequence TTGGGCCGCCTTCCTGCGTCCACCTCCCCGTTGTCTTCGCTCCGGGAAGCGGTGGGCGCGGACTTTACTGCCGCCGTCGGCCAATTGTCGGAGCTGGTCCGGATTCCCGCCATGGCCTGGGCCTCGTTCGACCCCGCCGAGCTGGACAGGGCGGCCCGGCACGTGGCGGCGCTGATGCAGGAGGCCGGGATCGCCGACGTCGACATCCTGCAGGCACCGCGGCCGGACGGCGGGCAGGGGGCACCGGCGGTGGTGGGGCGCAGGCCCGCGCGGAACGGCAAGCCGACGCTCATGCTGTACGCGCATTACGATGTCCAGCCGGCCGGGGACATCACCCTGTGGGACAGCCCCCCGTTTGACGCCGTGGAGCGGGCCGGCCGGCTCTGGGGCAGGGGAGTGGCGGACAACAAGGCCGGCGTGGTGCTGCATCTGGCCGCTTTCCGCAACGCGCTCCGTGTGCTCGGCGATGACCTGGAACTCGGCATTACCGTGTTGATCGACGGCGAGGAGGAGGCGGGTTCGCCCAGCCTGCCGCTGCTGCTCCAGCAGCATAGCGACCTGCTCGCCGCCGACGTACTGGTGGTGGCCGACTCCGGAAACTGGAAGGTGGGTGTTCCGGCCCTCACCACGAGCCTGCGCGGGCTCATTTTGGGAACCATCGAGGTGCAGGTGCTGGACCACGCGCTCCATTCGGGGACGTACGGCGGGCCTTTGCTGGACGCGGTGACCGTGCTGTCGCGGCTGATTTCCACGCTGCATCACGACGACGGGAGCGTCGCCGTGGACGGATTGGTCTCCTCTGATGTGCCGGGACCCTCGTTGTCCGAAGAGGACTTCCGGGCCGATTCGGGAGTCCGGCCGGGGGTGCCGCTGGTTGGCACGGGATCGTTGACATCGCGGCTGTGGACCAAGCCGGCGTTGGTGATAATCGGGATGGACGTTCCGTCGGTTGCCTTGTCCTCGGACACCCTGCAGCCGGCGGCGCGGGCCAAGTTCAGCCTCAGCCTGGCGCCGGAAAGCGACACCGCCGCGGCCATGGAGGCGGTCCGGCGGTATGTGGAGAAGCACACTCCGTTCGGTGCCGACGTGACGTTTACGCCCGCTGGCCGGACGGAGGGCTTCGCCGGCGACGCGACCTCGCCTGCTGCCCGGGCCATGCTCTCGGCGATGGAGGAGACGTGGGGAGTGCCAGCGGTTTGTATGGGGGTGGGCGGCTCCATTCCTGCCGTTAACATCCTGACCAAGCTGTACCCCCGCGCGGAGGTCCTCATCACCGGGGCGGAGGATCCGGATTCCCGCGCGCACGGGGCCAACGAGTCCATCCACCTGGGTGATTTCGAGAAGGCCATCCTCGCCGAGGCCCTGCTGATTGCGCGCCTTAACACCCCGGACTAA
- a CDS encoding N-acetylglutaminylglutamine amidotransferase, with the protein MCGIAGEIAFNGRQASPEAVLKIMGAMTSRGPDGRGTWEAGWVALGHQRLSIIDLSEAGAQPMVDDGGLAITFNGCIYNYKELRRELEPEFTFRTTSDTEVILKAYRKWGEDFVHHLVGMFAVALYDPQRQEVLLVRDRLGIKPVYVSHLHGRLRFASSLPALVASGGIDTSIDEVALHHYLSWHSIVPAPRSILRGVQKLPAATIRTIRPDGTWHDREYWKPSYTRRAEHAGWSAADWQDAVHAALKTAVRRRMVADVPVGVLLSGGLDSSLLVSLLAEEGQHGLSTFSIGFDGAGGDSGNEFAYSDLVAREFGTRHEQLHVSTSEFAPSIDGAVGAMSEPMASHDVTAFHLLSRTVAEHLKVVQCGQGADEVFGGYGYHQPLASVGRTEAQAAFTASFVDHRHEELLNILEPEWYCGSDVSSEVLAANLNLPGADTALDAVLRLDTHLLMVDDPVKRLDNMSMAWGIEARVPFLDHELVELAAACPPELKASQGGKGILKDLGRQLLPAAVVDRPKGYFPVPALRHLEEPFISMVREALHAPEAKQRGLFQPAYIDGLLADPNMQRTPVNSNVLWQLALLEMWLQHHGVG; encoded by the coding sequence ATGTGCGGTATAGCCGGCGAAATCGCCTTTAACGGAAGACAGGCCTCCCCGGAGGCGGTCCTGAAAATAATGGGGGCAATGACGTCGAGGGGACCGGACGGACGGGGAACGTGGGAGGCGGGCTGGGTTGCACTGGGGCATCAGCGGCTCAGCATCATCGACCTGTCCGAGGCAGGGGCCCAGCCCATGGTGGATGACGGCGGCCTGGCCATCACCTTCAACGGCTGCATCTACAACTACAAGGAGCTGCGCCGGGAACTTGAGCCAGAGTTCACCTTCCGGACCACCAGCGACACCGAGGTGATCCTGAAGGCCTACCGGAAATGGGGGGAGGACTTTGTCCACCATCTGGTAGGCATGTTTGCGGTGGCCTTGTACGATCCGCAGCGCCAGGAAGTCCTCCTGGTCCGTGACCGGCTGGGCATCAAGCCCGTCTACGTTTCCCACCTGCACGGCAGGCTCCGCTTCGCCTCGAGCCTGCCTGCGCTCGTGGCCTCGGGCGGAATTGACACGTCCATTGACGAGGTGGCGCTGCACCACTACCTGAGCTGGCACTCCATCGTTCCGGCTCCCCGGAGCATCCTGCGCGGCGTCCAGAAGTTGCCCGCCGCCACCATCCGGACCATCCGCCCCGACGGGACCTGGCACGACCGCGAATACTGGAAGCCTTCCTACACCCGGCGGGCGGAGCACGCGGGCTGGTCCGCTGCGGACTGGCAGGATGCGGTCCATGCCGCGCTTAAGACGGCAGTACGACGGCGGATGGTGGCCGATGTGCCGGTAGGTGTCCTTCTGTCCGGGGGACTGGATTCCAGCCTGCTGGTTTCGTTGCTTGCCGAAGAGGGCCAGCACGGGCTGTCCACCTTCAGCATTGGATTCGATGGCGCCGGCGGCGACTCGGGGAACGAGTTCGCGTACTCGGACCTGGTGGCACGGGAGTTCGGGACCCGGCACGAGCAGCTGCACGTCAGCACCTCCGAGTTCGCCCCCTCCATTGATGGTGCCGTCGGCGCGATGTCCGAGCCCATGGCCAGCCATGATGTGACCGCTTTCCACCTGCTTTCCCGGACGGTGGCGGAGCACCTGAAGGTGGTGCAGTGCGGCCAGGGCGCGGACGAGGTTTTCGGCGGGTACGGGTACCACCAGCCTCTTGCTTCCGTGGGCCGCACCGAAGCGCAGGCGGCATTCACCGCAAGCTTTGTGGACCACCGCCATGAGGAGCTCCTGAACATCCTGGAACCCGAGTGGTACTGCGGGTCCGACGTGAGCAGCGAGGTCCTCGCCGCCAACCTGAACCTCCCCGGAGCCGACACCGCCCTGGACGCGGTGCTCCGCCTGGACACCCACCTGCTCATGGTGGACGATCCCGTCAAGCGGCTGGACAACATGAGCATGGCCTGGGGGATCGAAGCCCGGGTCCCGTTCCTGGACCATGAACTGGTGGAGCTCGCCGCCGCCTGCCCGCCGGAGCTCAAAGCCTCGCAGGGCGGGAAGGGGATACTGAAGGACCTGGGCCGGCAGCTGCTTCCGGCCGCGGTGGTGGACCGGCCCAAAGGCTACTTCCCCGTGCCCGCTCTCCGGCACCTGGAGGAACCGTTCATCAGCATGGTGCGCGAAGCCCTTCATGCACCGGAAGCAAAACAGCGCGGGCTCTTCCAGCCGGCCTATATCGACGGCCTCCTGGCGGATCCGAACATGCAGCGGACCCCGGTGAACAGCAATGTGCTCTGGCAGCTGGCGCTGCTGGAGATGTGGCTCCAGCACCACGGGGTCGGTTAA
- a CDS encoding aminotransferase class I/II-fold pyridoxal phosphate-dependent enzyme, with amino-acid sequence MDQNETPVLDALAEHQKLDRYGFTPPAHRQGRGVDPRVLEVLGEQSFKSDVVASSGLDDRKSSNGYLSKAEQLMAEAVGADMAFFSTCGSSLSIKAAILAVTRGEGDLLIGRDAHKSVVSGLVLSGLQPRWIKPKWDNELKLAHPPAPETVEEMWQRYPDASAALIVSPTPYGTCADLEAIVEICHKRGKPLIVDEAWGAQLPFHPDTPTWAMSAGADICVVSVHKMGLGFEQGSIFHLQGNLVDPVRLNQCADVLSTTSANVMLYAAMDGWRRQMVQDGKALIDKALELAKGLRRDIQALPGLHVLEDELVHAEASHDLDILHIMIDVSDLGISGFQATDWLRENCRIDMGTTDHRRTEAVISISDDEETAQRLLGGLRALTEAAPDLPRPPAVVIPDEEDLYLKTVMLPRDAFFGPVEVIPCEEAPGRIAAEMATPYPPGIPILLPGERINKAAIDYLRSGVEAGMVLPDPADPTLKTIRVVREEPHRSQ; translated from the coding sequence ATGGATCAGAACGAAACACCGGTGCTTGACGCGCTGGCCGAACACCAGAAACTCGACCGGTACGGGTTTACGCCACCCGCCCACCGCCAGGGCCGCGGCGTCGATCCGCGGGTGCTGGAGGTGCTGGGGGAGCAGAGCTTCAAGTCCGACGTAGTTGCCTCCTCAGGCCTGGACGACCGGAAATCCTCCAACGGCTACCTGTCCAAAGCCGAACAGTTGATGGCCGAAGCCGTGGGAGCGGACATGGCCTTCTTCTCAACCTGCGGCAGCTCCCTGTCCATAAAGGCCGCAATCCTGGCTGTGACCCGCGGCGAGGGCGATCTCCTGATCGGCCGGGACGCGCACAAATCAGTGGTGTCGGGCCTGGTGCTGTCCGGGCTGCAGCCGCGCTGGATCAAGCCGAAGTGGGACAATGAGCTGAAGCTGGCCCATCCGCCGGCACCCGAGACCGTGGAGGAGATGTGGCAGCGGTACCCGGACGCCTCGGCTGCCCTGATCGTCAGCCCCACCCCTTACGGAACCTGCGCGGACCTCGAGGCAATCGTGGAGATCTGCCACAAGCGCGGCAAGCCGCTGATCGTTGACGAGGCCTGGGGGGCGCAGCTGCCCTTCCACCCGGACACTCCCACCTGGGCCATGTCTGCAGGGGCGGACATCTGCGTGGTCAGCGTCCACAAGATGGGGCTGGGCTTCGAACAAGGCTCCATTTTCCATCTGCAGGGCAACCTGGTGGACCCAGTCCGCCTGAACCAGTGTGCCGATGTACTGTCCACCACCAGCGCGAACGTGATGCTTTATGCGGCGATGGACGGGTGGCGCCGGCAAATGGTGCAGGACGGCAAGGCCCTGATCGACAAGGCACTGGAACTTGCCAAAGGACTTCGCCGGGACATCCAGGCGCTCCCGGGGCTGCATGTCCTTGAAGACGAACTGGTCCACGCCGAGGCCTCCCATGACCTGGACATCCTCCACATCATGATCGACGTTTCCGACCTTGGCATCAGCGGGTTCCAGGCCACGGACTGGCTGCGGGAAAACTGCCGCATCGACATGGGCACCACCGATCACCGGCGGACCGAAGCCGTCATCTCGATCTCTGATGATGAAGAAACGGCGCAGCGCCTCCTGGGCGGGCTCCGCGCACTCACCGAAGCCGCCCCGGACCTGCCCCGGCCGCCCGCCGTCGTCATTCCTGACGAGGAGGACCTCTACCTGAAGACGGTGATGCTGCCCCGGGATGCGTTCTTCGGGCCGGTGGAAGTCATCCCCTGCGAGGAAGCACCGGGCCGCATCGCTGCCGAAATGGCTACGCCCTACCCGCCCGGCATCCCGATCCTGCTGCCCGGCGAACGGATCAACAAAGCCGCCATCGACTACCTCAGAAGCGGCGTGGAGGCGGGCATGGTCCTGCCGGATCCCGCCGATCCGACGCTCAAGACCATCAGGGTGGTCCGCGAAGAACCACACCGATCGCAGTAA
- a CDS encoding glutamate--cysteine ligase, which translates to MRRVGVEEEFLIVDDVDGHAVPLGELLERLSDDDGLSREMKQEQIETCTLPRISLDELAQDINVRRVSADSTARAIGARSVALATSPLPVKSTTSPGVRYQRMIERFGLTAVEQLTCGCHVHVEIESDEEGVAVLDRIRIWLPVLMAITANSPFWNATDSGYASYRSQAWNRWPTAGPCEIFGSAEAYHRQVNEILGSGVLLDKGQIYFDARLSHRHPTIEVRVGDVCLFADDAVLLAGLVRGLVETAARQWRDGVPPAPVSAMQLRLASWQAGRFGLDGDLLDPLTSQPRPAFEVAMALLDHVQSALKSQGEFDVVESLLFQVLTRGTGAARQRTAFAEAGSLCDVISDAVRISSLPATPLQKLRGLPLLASDQSS; encoded by the coding sequence ATGCGCCGGGTGGGCGTTGAGGAAGAGTTCCTCATTGTCGACGACGTTGACGGGCATGCTGTGCCGCTGGGCGAACTGCTGGAGCGCCTGAGCGATGACGACGGGCTGAGCAGGGAGATGAAGCAGGAACAGATTGAGACCTGCACGCTGCCGCGGATCAGCCTGGACGAGCTTGCCCAGGACATTAACGTGCGGCGGGTGAGCGCGGATTCAACGGCCCGGGCAATCGGGGCACGGTCAGTTGCCCTTGCCACGTCACCCCTTCCCGTGAAATCCACCACCAGCCCGGGCGTGCGGTACCAGCGGATGATCGAGCGGTTCGGCCTGACGGCAGTGGAACAACTGACCTGCGGCTGCCATGTGCATGTGGAGATTGAATCGGACGAGGAAGGTGTGGCCGTCCTGGACCGGATCCGGATCTGGCTCCCGGTGTTGATGGCCATCACCGCCAATTCCCCGTTCTGGAACGCCACGGACTCCGGGTACGCAAGCTACCGCTCCCAGGCGTGGAATCGGTGGCCCACGGCCGGGCCGTGCGAAATCTTTGGCTCCGCGGAGGCCTACCACCGGCAGGTCAACGAGATCCTGGGTTCGGGAGTGCTCCTGGACAAAGGGCAAATCTACTTTGACGCGCGGCTCAGCCACCGCCACCCCACCATCGAAGTCCGGGTGGGGGATGTCTGCCTTTTTGCCGACGACGCCGTCCTCCTCGCCGGCCTCGTACGGGGCCTTGTGGAGACGGCGGCGCGGCAGTGGCGCGATGGCGTGCCTCCCGCGCCGGTCTCGGCCATGCAGCTCCGGCTTGCCTCCTGGCAGGCGGGCCGCTTCGGGCTTGACGGCGACCTGCTGGACCCGCTGACCAGCCAGCCCCGGCCCGCCTTCGAAGTGGCCATGGCACTGCTGGACCATGTCCAGTCCGCGCTGAAGAGCCAAGGCGAGTTCGATGTTGTGGAGTCTTTGCTGTTCCAGGTGCTGACCAGGGGCACCGGCGCTGCCCGCCAGCGCACAGCGTTCGCCGAGGCGGGCAGCCTGTGCGATGTCATCTCCGACGCCGTCCGGATCAGCAGCCTGCCGGCCACACCGCTTCAGAAGCTAAGGGGTTTACCGCTGCTGGCCAGCGACCAGAGTTCCTAG
- a CDS encoding gamma-glutamyl-gamma-aminobutyrate hydrolase family protein, translating to MHTTDAAMKPVIGLTTYLEQAGTEGCGTVSAAFLPETYLKPIIAAGGMPILLPPQPVMAGMVEQLVGRLDGLVVPGGWDVNPALYGQEAHPATDAPRPERDAWEQALIQEAIRQDVPLLCICRGEQLLNVTLGGSLHQHLPDVIGNAFYQPGGYSFNRIPVEIKAGSRLEQLIGANPGPVPVSHHQAVDKLGEGLIAAAWSEDQVVEAIEYPANTFTMGIQWHPEELPEDFGLFRGFVEAARGKFLSRLVPATPVSPVSAEINASLAGPVLG from the coding sequence GTGCACACCACCGACGCCGCGATGAAACCTGTCATCGGACTCACCACCTACCTCGAGCAGGCTGGCACCGAGGGTTGCGGCACGGTTAGTGCAGCTTTCCTGCCGGAGACGTACCTGAAACCGATCATCGCCGCCGGCGGCATGCCCATCCTCCTGCCGCCGCAACCCGTGATGGCAGGCATGGTTGAACAGCTCGTCGGCAGGCTTGACGGTCTGGTGGTGCCCGGCGGGTGGGACGTCAACCCCGCCCTTTACGGCCAGGAAGCACACCCTGCAACTGACGCACCGCGGCCCGAGCGGGATGCCTGGGAGCAGGCCCTCATCCAGGAGGCAATCCGGCAGGACGTTCCGCTGCTGTGCATCTGCCGCGGCGAGCAACTGCTGAACGTGACGCTCGGCGGCAGCCTCCACCAGCACCTGCCCGATGTGATTGGGAATGCCTTCTACCAGCCCGGCGGCTACAGCTTCAACCGCATCCCGGTGGAGATCAAAGCCGGTTCCCGCCTCGAGCAGCTGATCGGCGCCAACCCGGGCCCCGTGCCCGTCTCCCACCACCAGGCCGTGGACAAGCTGGGCGAGGGGCTCATTGCGGCTGCGTGGAGCGAGGACCAGGTGGTGGAAGCCATCGAATACCCGGCCAATACTTTCACCATGGGCATCCAGTGGCACCCGGAGGAGCTGCCAGAGGACTTCGGCCTGTTCCGCGGATTTGTGGAAGCAGCCCGCGGAAAGTTCCTGTCCCGGCTGGTGCCGGCAACACCGGTGTCGCCCGTCTCCGCGGAGATCAATGCCAGCCTCGCCGGGCCGGTACTAGGTTAA
- a CDS encoding carbon-nitrogen hydrolase family protein has product MRIASGQFSAGKVPQDNLQQIAGLMQAAALGNADLLVLPESSLYAGNEPPTALADVAEPLDGPFISGIAALARALRLPVVVGTTEANPDGLPFNTLVALDADGAVQGRYRKIHLYDAFGYRESDGTSQGSFDPPDLLSYGQLRLGMLTCYDVRFPESARYLVDAGANVLLLPAMWIVGPGKEDHFSTLVRARAIENTSYVVTANQCGPLATAYSIVVDPFGVVIANAGELPGVVFAQLEPERIAAVRTRIPSLRNRRFRVIPGDEEQAKKV; this is encoded by the coding sequence GTGAGGATCGCCTCCGGGCAGTTCAGCGCCGGCAAAGTGCCACAGGACAACCTGCAGCAGATCGCCGGGCTGATGCAGGCTGCCGCGTTGGGCAACGCTGACCTGCTGGTGCTTCCGGAGTCCAGCCTCTACGCGGGCAACGAACCGCCCACCGCCCTGGCGGACGTGGCGGAGCCTTTGGACGGGCCTTTTATCAGCGGTATCGCCGCCCTCGCAAGGGCCCTCAGATTGCCCGTCGTCGTGGGAACCACCGAGGCCAACCCCGACGGCCTGCCGTTCAACACCCTGGTGGCCCTGGACGCCGATGGTGCTGTCCAGGGCAGGTACCGGAAAATACACCTCTACGACGCGTTCGGCTACCGGGAAAGTGACGGAACCAGCCAGGGCTCCTTTGACCCGCCGGACCTGCTCTCCTACGGCCAGCTCCGCCTGGGCATGCTTACCTGCTACGACGTGAGGTTCCCGGAGAGTGCCCGCTACCTGGTGGATGCCGGAGCGAACGTCCTGCTGCTGCCCGCCATGTGGATCGTCGGCCCGGGCAAGGAGGACCACTTTAGTACCCTGGTGCGCGCCCGGGCCATCGAGAATACTTCGTACGTCGTGACGGCCAACCAGTGTGGACCGCTGGCCACGGCCTACTCCATAGTGGTGGACCCGTTCGGGGTGGTGATCGCCAACGCCGGCGAGCTGCCCGGCGTCGTTTTTGCCCAGCTTGAGCCCGAGCGGATAGCGGCGGTCCGGACCCGCATCCCGTCCCTGCGGAACCGCCGATTCCGCGTCATACCAGGGGATGAGGAACAGGCCAAAAAAGTGTGA
- a CDS encoding TasA family protein, translating to MGISMKSTPGKILASVTLVGAAAAVAGLGTYGAFTSTTNASQEVKAGRVVIELGGTVNTISNPVAGLLPGDSVEKFVTLSNTGDSDFNAVTLTTTASTGTLLTSDVLNGLQLTVEACSTDWVTVANGPDTCAGSKTVVVASTPILGTRVLTAPASLTATKSDRLKITTSLPTSAGEDFQGLTSTVNFKFDATQRTASVK from the coding sequence ATGGGCATCAGCATGAAAAGCACTCCGGGCAAGATTCTGGCTTCCGTCACACTGGTTGGTGCCGCAGCCGCCGTCGCGGGTCTGGGTACGTACGGCGCGTTCACCTCTACCACGAACGCGAGCCAGGAAGTGAAGGCCGGCAGGGTAGTCATCGAACTCGGCGGTACTGTGAACACCATCAGCAACCCTGTTGCCGGCCTGCTCCCCGGGGATTCTGTGGAGAAGTTCGTCACGCTAAGCAACACCGGCGACTCGGACTTCAACGCGGTGACTCTGACCACCACCGCCAGCACCGGCACCCTGCTCACGTCGGATGTCCTGAACGGGCTTCAGCTCACTGTTGAGGCTTGCAGCACCGACTGGGTGACAGTGGCAAACGGCCCGGACACCTGCGCGGGCTCCAAGACGGTGGTGGTGGCCAGCACTCCCATCCTCGGCACCAGGGTCCTTACCGCTCCGGCATCCCTTACTGCCACGAAATCAGATCGTTTGAAGATCACCACCTCACTGCCCACCAGCGCCGGTGAGGACTTCCAGGGCCTCACCAGCACGGTGAACTTCAAGTTCGACGCCACACAACGCACCGCCAGCGTCAAGTAG